Proteins encoded together in one Salmo trutta chromosome 3, fSalTru1.1, whole genome shotgun sequence window:
- the ccdc85b gene encoding coiled-coil domain-containing protein 85B, which produces MGSDSEIYNRELSKMSDEDLLACSKEELVRRLRKEESEKISALIQRGRLIKEVNKQLQGHLLEIRELKTINQRLQEENTELRDLCCFLDDDRLKVNKLAREWQLFGHHAAKVMREDLGGYLKKLSDLELMQDGLVKENLDLKELCLVLEEECVSRSDSSPGGSTELNLPCMVSRDLGDGSSSTGSVGSPDQLHLVCSPDD; this is translated from the coding sequence ATGGGGAGTGACAGTGAGATTTACAACAGAGAGTTGTCAAAGATGTCTGACGAGGATTTACTCGCCTGCTCTAAAGAAGAGCTGGTGAGGCGACTGCGTAaagaggagtctgaaaagatCTCTGCTCTTATCCAGCGTGGACGGCTGATAAAAGAAGTCAACAAACAATTACAAGGCCACCTGCTTGAGATCAGGGAGCTGAAAACCATCAACCAGCGTCTCCAGGAAGAAAACACAGAACTGCGCGACTTGTGCTGTTTTCTTGATGATGACCGACTAAAGGTGAATAAACTGGCCCGGGAATGGCAGCTGTTCGGTCACCACGCAGCCAAAGTGATGCGTGAGGATCTGGGCGGCTACTTGAAAAAACTGTCCGACCTAGAGCTCATGCAAGACGGATTAGTGAAGGAGAATCTGGACCTGAAAGAGCTCTGTCTGGTCCTGGAGGAGGAGTGTGTCAGCAGGAGTGACTCCAGTCCCGGTGGATCCACTGAGCTCAACCTGCCGTGCATGGTGTCCCGAGACCTGGGGGATGGAAGTTCAAGCACTGGGAGCGTCGGTAGTCCGGACCAGCTCCACCTGGTTTGCTCACCTGATGACTGA
- the LOC115172499 gene encoding fos-related antigen 1, whose translation MYRNFGDMGRGGSSTYPNSDSGSPHTGSSAVSQDTSTSTTQQHQKFTVAGGSQFVPSLNDITSNQDLQWLVEPSLIGPAGPSRPPRPPYPPVAGMRSFNPSPSQPYVYRPGVIRAAASSGSTTRRRNDEHLSPEELARRRIRRERNKQAAAKCRNRRRELTDTLQSETDELEVKKSHLQKEIAQLQKEKEKLELVIEAHRPICKIQDSDSDSDPSSGLPSLGIKIEPKDLPRSSVKSQSKIKKPKPQIIIPARPVTSFTVPTESESLHTPILISTPSLTPFMASLVFSYPSGSQDSSSTISSQALPPLPSSSQQDVAQQSRNPQPCSIAHRRSSSSGDQSDHSLNSPTIFTL comes from the exons ATGTACCGGAACTTTGGGGACATGGGCCGCGGAGGCAGCTCTACGTACCCCAACAGCGACTCTGGGTCCCCACACACCGGATCGAGCGCTGTATCCCAGGACACCAGCACCTCAACCACTCAACAACATCAG AAGTTCACTGTGGCAGGAGGCAGTCAGTTTGTTCCCAGTCTCAACGACATCACTTCCAACCAAGATCTCCAGTGGTTGGTCGAGCCCTCCCTCATCGGTCCAGCTGGCCCCTCGCGGCCTCCACGTCCTCCTTACCCACCTGTAGCAGGAATGAGGTCCTTCAACCCCTCACCTTCCCAACCATACGTTTACAGACCAGGGGTCATAAGGGCCGCGGCAAGTTCCGGAAGCACGACCAGACGCAGGAACGATGAACAT TTGTCCCCAGAGGAGTTGGCAAGACGCAGAATTAGGAGGGAGCGGAACAAACAGGCAGCTGCCAAGTGTCGTAACCGCCGACGTGAGCTGACAGACACGCTGCAAAGC GAGACAGACGAGTTGGAAGTTAAAAAGTCCCATCTGCAGAAGGAGATTGCTCAACTACAGAAGGAGAAAGAAAAGCTAGAGTTGGTCATAGAGGCCCACCGTCCCATTTGCAAGATCCAGGACTCTGACTCGGATTCTGACCCGAGCTCAGGGCTTCCCTCATTAGGAATTAAAATCGAGCCTAAGGATCTACCACGGTCCTCAGTAAAGAGCCAATCAAAGATTAAGAAGCCCAAACCCCAAATTATTATCCCTGCTCGTCCTGTGACATCCTTTACCGTCCCCACAGAATCTGAGTCCCTTCACACCCCAATTCTTATTTCTACTCCATCTCTTACTCCTTTCATGGCTAGCCTGGTCTTCAGTTATCCCTCTGGCTCTCAAGACTCCAGTTCCACTATTTCATCCCAGGCTCTACCACCTCTGCCATCTTCCTCTCAACAGGATGTGGCCCAGCAGTCTCGAAACCCCCAGCCCTGTAGTATAGCACATCGCCGTAGCAGCAGCAGTGGGGACCAATCAGATCACTCCCTAAACTCCCCTACCATCTTCACGCTGTGA
- the LOC115172509 gene encoding acidic fibroblast growth factor intracellular-binding protein B isoform X1 produces the protein MSVELDVFVVNTTIMDEEVYQLWLDGYTVNDAVKVRMEGGVLEGCEASAEVLHSDTMDQYRTFQMCERLLHSPIKLANQLLFQISPHRQAMLIERYYAFDSVFVREVLGKKLSKGTKKDLDDVSAKTGVTLKSCRRQFDNFKRVFKVVEELKGPLVENIRQHFLLSDKLARDYAAIVFFANNRFETGKKKLHYLTFQDFAFCAGQLISNWTVGALDNMVEDMDVDLEKEFLQDLKELKILITDRDLLDQHKSLVCTALRGKTKAFNEMEANFKNLSRGLVNIAAKLTNTKEVRDFFIDLVEKFIEPCRSDKWTAGDMRLYLTHYTNSAHILDTFKHQVVWDRYMGVIKSCILKMYHD, from the exons ATGTCAGTTGAACTTGATGTGTTTGTGGTTAACACCACCATTATGGATGAGGAAGTCTATCAGTTATGGCTTGATGGCTACACAG TGAATGATGCCGTGAAGGTTCGTATGGAGGGAGGGGTATTGGAGGGGTGTGAGGCCAGTGCTGAGGTTCTGCACAGTGACACCATGGACCAGTACAGAACCTTCCAGATGTGTGAGCGCCTCCTACACAGCCCTATCAAGCTGGCCAATCAGTTGTTGTTCCAGATCTCACCTCATCGCCAGGCCATGCTCATAGAGAG GTACTATGCGTTCGATAGCGTGTTTGTGCGAGAGGTCCTTGGGAAGAAACTCTCAAAGGGGACCAAGAAGGACCTTGATGACGTCAGTGCAAAGACTGGTGTCACACTGAAGAGCTGCAGGCGGCAG TTTGATAACTTCAAGCGTGTATTCAAAGTTGTGGAGGAACTGAAGGGACCCCTGGTGGAGAACATTCGTCAGCACTTCCTTCTCTCTGACAAGCTGGCCAG GGATTACGCTGCCATCGTTTTCTTTGCCAACAATCGCTTTGAGACAGGGAAGAAGAAGCTGCACTATCTTACATTCCAGGACTTTGCCTTCTGTGCAGGGCAGCTCATCAGCAACTGGACTGTGGGAGCATTGG ATAACATGGTGGAAGACATGGACGTGGATCTTGAGAAGGAGTTCTTACAAGATCTAAAAGAACTGAAGATTTTAATCACTGACAGGGATCTGCTGGACCAGCACAAGAG TTTGGTGTGCACGGCTCTCCGGGGGAAGACCAAAGCATTTAATGAGATGGAAGCCAACTTCAAG AATCTCTCCAGGGGCCTTGTCAACATTGCTGCCAAACTAACCAACACAAAAGAAGTCAGAGACTTCTTCATTGATCTGGTGGAAAAG tttATTGAGCCGTGTCGGTCAGACAAATGGACAGCAGGAGACATGAGGCTCTACCTCACTCACTACACTAACTCTGCACACATACTCGACACATTCAA acaccAGGTAGTGTGGGACAGGTACATGGGAGTGATAAAAAGCTGCATCCTCAAAATGTACCATGACTGA
- the LOC115172509 gene encoding acidic fibroblast growth factor intracellular-binding protein B isoform X2, producing the protein MEGGVLEGCEASAEVLHSDTMDQYRTFQMCERLLHSPIKLANQLLFQISPHRQAMLIERYYAFDSVFVREVLGKKLSKGTKKDLDDVSAKTGVTLKSCRRQFDNFKRVFKVVEELKGPLVENIRQHFLLSDKLARDYAAIVFFANNRFETGKKKLHYLTFQDFAFCAGQLISNWTVGALDNMVEDMDVDLEKEFLQDLKELKILITDRDLLDQHKSLVCTALRGKTKAFNEMEANFKNLSRGLVNIAAKLTNTKEVRDFFIDLVEKFIEPCRSDKWTAGDMRLYLTHYTNSAHILDTFKHQVVWDRYMGVIKSCILKMYHD; encoded by the exons ATGGAGGGAGGGGTATTGGAGGGGTGTGAGGCCAGTGCTGAGGTTCTGCACAGTGACACCATGGACCAGTACAGAACCTTCCAGATGTGTGAGCGCCTCCTACACAGCCCTATCAAGCTGGCCAATCAGTTGTTGTTCCAGATCTCACCTCATCGCCAGGCCATGCTCATAGAGAG GTACTATGCGTTCGATAGCGTGTTTGTGCGAGAGGTCCTTGGGAAGAAACTCTCAAAGGGGACCAAGAAGGACCTTGATGACGTCAGTGCAAAGACTGGTGTCACACTGAAGAGCTGCAGGCGGCAG TTTGATAACTTCAAGCGTGTATTCAAAGTTGTGGAGGAACTGAAGGGACCCCTGGTGGAGAACATTCGTCAGCACTTCCTTCTCTCTGACAAGCTGGCCAG GGATTACGCTGCCATCGTTTTCTTTGCCAACAATCGCTTTGAGACAGGGAAGAAGAAGCTGCACTATCTTACATTCCAGGACTTTGCCTTCTGTGCAGGGCAGCTCATCAGCAACTGGACTGTGGGAGCATTGG ATAACATGGTGGAAGACATGGACGTGGATCTTGAGAAGGAGTTCTTACAAGATCTAAAAGAACTGAAGATTTTAATCACTGACAGGGATCTGCTGGACCAGCACAAGAG TTTGGTGTGCACGGCTCTCCGGGGGAAGACCAAAGCATTTAATGAGATGGAAGCCAACTTCAAG AATCTCTCCAGGGGCCTTGTCAACATTGCTGCCAAACTAACCAACACAAAAGAAGTCAGAGACTTCTTCATTGATCTGGTGGAAAAG tttATTGAGCCGTGTCGGTCAGACAAATGGACAGCAGGAGACATGAGGCTCTACCTCACTCACTACACTAACTCTGCACACATACTCGACACATTCAA acaccAGGTAGTGTGGGACAGGTACATGGGAGTGATAAAAAGCTGCATCCTCAAAATGTACCATGACTGA